A stretch of the Leisingera thetidis genome encodes the following:
- a CDS encoding TRAP transporter small permease: MLLNLLHFLDRGLAGLMAAAIIVSTAAIIGLITFLILSRFVFGWSVVGLLELSTLCAIWLYMTGAVLASRNKEHIVVDFTAQAISAPRLQALHELLVAVIVLVLGLFFLSLARDMLGWSFRRPQTTPGLGIPLLAGQGAIVFAAAAATLYALRDVVVGILKLFTANRET, encoded by the coding sequence ATGCTGCTTAATCTGCTTCATTTTCTGGACCGCGGGCTTGCAGGCCTGATGGCTGCGGCCATCATCGTCAGCACCGCCGCCATCATCGGGCTCATCACCTTTCTGATCCTGTCCCGCTTCGTGTTCGGATGGTCCGTCGTCGGGCTGCTGGAGCTGTCCACCCTCTGCGCGATCTGGCTCTACATGACCGGCGCCGTGCTGGCGTCCCGGAACAAGGAGCACATCGTGGTTGATTTCACCGCGCAGGCGATTTCCGCACCGCGCCTGCAGGCGCTTCATGAACTGTTGGTGGCGGTAATTGTGCTGGTGCTGGGTTTGTTCTTTCTGTCGCTGGCGCGCGACATGCTGGGCTGGTCCTTCCGGCGGCCGCAGACCACCCCGGGTCTGGGCATTCCTCTACTGGCGGGACAGGGCGCCATCGTGTTTGCCGCGGCGGCGGCCACATTATATGCGCTGCGCGATGTCGTGGTCGGCATTCTGAAACTGTTCACTGCCAACAGGGAGACCTGA
- a CDS encoding TRAP transporter permease: MTQLPQSRLAAGFWLLLAAGLVAYHLALVFAGIVPNLVSRPLHMAFILPFALVFGVQERGRLASGIVLAALGCAAAIWVALNADALGDQYGFLEGRGQVVIAVVLLAVVLETARRAIGWPLPVVAALALLYGLFGQHIPGEFGHSGTPLESFLGTLTIAEGGIWGSLTGVSVGVVSIFVIFGAVLNAGEAGQGFMNVAGAAAGRLKGGAAKVSVLSSALFGSISGSASANVASTGAVTMPAMTRLGYPKRLAAAVEAVASSGGQIMPPLMGAGAFVMVELTGVPYTSIMAAAVLPALLYFLAVWVGINAYNRRFDLRGVPPEDRPERRDVIVTSLFFLVPFSVLLWAMFGAGFTPEYAAALSVLAGAVLLLFNAEMSFRPHQIRDRAVSAMLNGARQVSMIAAIILCASIIIGVLSITGLGVKITSLIIQGSGGMLWPSLFLTAIACLVLGMEVPTTAAYVICVSVAGPALTQLGLEPLQAHLFVFWFALLSTITPPVCGAVFIAAGMIGESWLKVALTAMSLGVGLYLIPLGMVANPAILTLAEDPLNALFALLRMGVGLSLVSAGLIGSQRLFTTLGLCGLGLAVTFSGLWI; this comes from the coding sequence ATGACCCAACTTCCGCAAAGCCGCCTTGCGGCCGGCTTCTGGCTGCTGCTGGCCGCAGGCCTGGTTGCCTATCACCTTGCCCTGGTGTTTGCCGGCATCGTGCCCAACCTGGTCAGCCGCCCGCTGCACATGGCCTTTATCCTGCCATTCGCGCTAGTCTTCGGCGTGCAGGAGCGCGGTCGCCTGGCCTCGGGGATCGTGCTGGCGGCCCTAGGCTGCGCCGCGGCCATCTGGGTGGCGCTCAACGCCGATGCCCTGGGCGACCAGTACGGCTTCCTCGAAGGCCGCGGCCAGGTGGTGATCGCGGTGGTGCTGCTGGCGGTGGTGCTGGAAACCGCGCGGCGGGCGATCGGCTGGCCGCTGCCGGTGGTGGCGGCGCTAGCGCTGCTCTACGGGCTGTTCGGCCAGCACATCCCGGGCGAGTTCGGCCACTCCGGCACCCCGCTCGAAAGCTTCCTCGGTACCCTCACCATAGCCGAAGGCGGCATCTGGGGATCGCTCACCGGGGTCTCGGTCGGCGTGGTATCAATCTTCGTAATCTTCGGCGCGGTGCTGAATGCGGGCGAGGCGGGCCAGGGCTTCATGAACGTGGCAGGCGCCGCCGCGGGGCGGCTGAAGGGCGGCGCGGCGAAGGTTTCGGTGCTGTCCTCGGCGTTGTTCGGCTCGATCTCCGGCTCGGCCTCCGCCAATGTCGCCTCCACCGGCGCGGTCACCATGCCAGCGATGACCCGCCTGGGCTACCCTAAGCGGCTGGCGGCAGCGGTCGAGGCAGTGGCCTCCTCCGGCGGCCAGATCATGCCGCCGCTGATGGGCGCGGGCGCCTTCGTGATGGTAGAGTTGACCGGGGTGCCCTACACCTCGATCATGGCGGCGGCGGTACTGCCCGCGCTGCTCTATTTCCTAGCGGTCTGGGTCGGCATCAACGCCTACAACCGCCGCTTCGACCTGCGCGGCGTCCCTCCCGAGGACCGGCCGGAGCGGCGCGACGTGATTGTCACTTCGCTGTTCTTCCTAGTGCCTTTCAGCGTGCTCTTGTGGGCCATGTTCGGGGCCGGGTTCACGCCGGAATATGCCGCAGCGCTTTCGGTGCTCGCAGGGGCGGTGCTACTGCTGTTCAATGCCGAAATGTCCTTCCGCCCGCACCAGATCCGCGACCGCGCCGTTTCGGCGATGTTGAACGGGGCGCGACAGGTGTCGATGATTGCCGCTATCATCCTCTGCGCCTCGATCATCATCGGGGTGCTGTCGATCACAGGGCTGGGGGTGAAGATCACCTCGCTGATCATCCAAGGTTCAGGTGGGATGCTATGGCCGTCGCTGTTTCTCACCGCCATCGCCTGCCTTGTGCTGGGCATGGAGGTTCCGACCACTGCAGCATACGTGATCTGCGTCTCGGTCGCGGGGCCTGCGCTCACGCAGCTCGGGCTAGAGCCCTTGCAGGCGCATCTTTTCGTGTTCTGGTTCGCACTGCTTTCGACCATCACGCCGCCGGTTTGCGGCGCCGTGTTCATCGCCGCAGGGATGATCGGGGAGAGCTGGCTGAAGGTGGCGCTCACCGCGATGTCGCTCGGTGTCGGGCTCTACCTGATCCCGCTGGGGATGGTAGCCAATCCTGCGATCCTGACCTTGGCTGAGGATCCGCTGAACGCCCTGTTTGCGCTGCTGCGCATGGGTGTGGGGCTGTCGCTGGTCTCCGCAGGACTGATCGGCTCACAGCGCCTGTTTACCACACTGGGGCTCTGCGGGCTTGGGCTTGCGGTCACATTCTCCGGGCTCTGGATCTGA
- a CDS encoding type II toxin-antitoxin system HipA family toxin: protein MAKRGRGGVMQVLLNGRQVGALRLAGSGAISFAYDPEWLASEHAMPISLSLPLREEAHQGGPVIAYLENLLPDNQAIRERVAVRVRAGGTDAWHMLEKIGRDCVGALQFAAGEVSGTGALEGEPVTEAQIAGMLRNLASAPLGLEEEDDFRISIAGAQEKTALLHHEGDWIRPSGMTPTTHILKTQLGVLPAGIDLSDSVENEFFCMSFCRAMGMDVAEVEIMDFEDVRSLVVTRFDRRWTRGGRLIRLPQEDFCQALSVPPSQKYQMDGGPGIAEGIGLLTGSDDPEADQRAFFRAQVLFWLLGATDGHAKNFSIALHPGGFRMTPLYDVLSAQKAVDDGQIRQNRMRLAMAVDGHYRINEVVPRHFLQAAKAAGYGLALAEEVLSEIVLQLEPDLENTVGNLPAGFPQLLSEAIAYGIRRRASAL, encoded by the coding sequence ATGGCGAAACGCGGGCGCGGCGGCGTGATGCAGGTGCTTCTGAACGGGCGGCAGGTTGGTGCCCTGCGTCTCGCGGGTTCTGGCGCGATCAGTTTTGCCTATGATCCGGAATGGCTGGCCTCGGAACATGCCATGCCAATCTCGCTTTCCCTGCCTTTGCGCGAGGAGGCGCACCAAGGCGGGCCCGTCATCGCGTATCTGGAAAATCTGCTTCCGGACAATCAGGCAATCCGGGAGCGCGTCGCCGTGCGGGTTCGCGCGGGCGGCACTGACGCGTGGCACATGCTGGAGAAGATCGGGCGCGACTGCGTAGGGGCGCTGCAGTTCGCCGCGGGCGAGGTCTCCGGGACGGGTGCACTTGAAGGCGAGCCCGTCACGGAAGCGCAAATTGCCGGCATGCTGCGCAACCTGGCGAGCGCTCCTCTGGGGCTTGAGGAAGAGGATGACTTTCGTATTTCCATAGCCGGTGCGCAGGAGAAAACCGCGCTGCTCCACCATGAGGGCGATTGGATCCGGCCCTCGGGCATGACCCCCACGACCCATATCCTAAAGACTCAGCTCGGTGTGCTCCCAGCAGGCATTGATCTCTCCGACAGCGTCGAGAACGAATTCTTCTGCATGAGCTTTTGCCGCGCCATGGGCATGGATGTGGCTGAGGTCGAAATCATGGACTTCGAGGATGTTCGAAGCCTTGTGGTGACGCGGTTTGACAGGCGCTGGACCAGGGGCGGCCGGTTGATCCGCCTCCCGCAGGAAGACTTCTGCCAGGCGCTCTCCGTGCCGCCCAGCCAGAAATATCAAATGGATGGCGGGCCGGGAATCGCGGAGGGGATTGGGCTGCTGACCGGAAGCGACGATCCGGAGGCTGATCAGCGCGCATTTTTCCGCGCACAGGTCCTGTTTTGGCTCTTAGGGGCGACGGACGGGCATGCCAAGAATTTCAGCATCGCGCTGCACCCTGGCGGTTTCCGCATGACGCCGCTCTATGATGTGTTGAGTGCGCAGAAGGCCGTTGACGATGGACAGATCCGCCAGAACCGGATGCGCCTCGCCATGGCCGTGGACGGGCACTACCGGATCAATGAGGTTGTGCCGCGGCATTTCCTGCAGGCTGCCAAGGCGGCGGGGTATGGGCTTGCGCTCGCTGAAGAAGTTCTGTCGGAAATCGTTCTGCAGCTTGAGCCGGACTTGGAAAATACCGTGGGCAACCTGCCAGCTGGGTTTCCCCAACTTTTGTCGGAAGCGATTGCCTATGGCATCCGAAGACGGGCGAGCGCGCTTTAG
- the hfq gene encoding RNA chaperone Hfq: MAEKTNALQDGFLTALELQKVPATVFLVNGVRLQGHVVRHDRYSLALQRAEQTQIVLKSSISTIMPNDELTL, encoded by the coding sequence ATGGCGGAGAAGACAAATGCGCTGCAGGACGGCTTCCTGACTGCGCTTGAGTTACAGAAGGTGCCGGCGACAGTTTTCTTGGTCAATGGTGTCAGACTGCAGGGCCATGTGGTGCGCCACGATCGCTATTCTCTCGCTCTGCAGCGGGCGGAACAGACCCAAATCGTTCTCAAATCTTCGATTTCCACGATCATGCCGAACGACGAATTAACTCTCTGA
- the istA gene encoding IS21 family transposase — protein sequence MTDRLQYSQRIAAARAGFSERTARRIDADPRPPSQRKSARGRTVSDPLEAVWEPVLLPILERDPAVQAVTLLRHLQMIDPDAFPDDRVRRTLERRVRDWRALHGPERDVIFRQTPEPGRMALSDFTDARELRVTVAGHPLQHRLFHFVLAYSGWEHAAVVLGGESFTALAENLQNALWTLGGVTHEHRTDSLSAACRNLDADAAADVTKRYEAFCAHYGMIASRNNPGEAHENGAVEAHNNHLKTALDQALILRGSRDFTEIAAWRRFVDELVARRNRRREAAVCTEMAELRPLPARRTTDFTEVVARVTKTGGFLVHSVFYSAPSQLIGKRLRIHVYDDRIEAFLGATHVVSHPRQRGRSDGVRVHCVNYRHVIQALRRKPQALAGSVYREGLFPRSEYAEAWAALSAALPRKDACRRMVDLLWLAHDEGCEAGLAALIAKTLAQGNLPEARTLKQRLVPRRRALPEDPPVQLTDLASFDALLEGRA from the coding sequence ATGACCGACCGTCTTCAATACAGCCAGCGCATTGCGGCCGCCCGGGCAGGGTTCAGCGAACGTACTGCCCGCCGCATAGATGCCGATCCGCGGCCTCCGTCACAGCGCAAATCCGCCCGGGGCCGCACCGTGTCCGATCCGCTCGAGGCGGTGTGGGAGCCAGTGCTGCTCCCTATCCTCGAACGTGATCCTGCCGTTCAAGCGGTGACGCTCCTGCGCCATTTGCAGATGATCGACCCGGATGCGTTTCCCGATGACCGGGTCCGCCGGACCCTGGAACGCCGCGTTCGCGACTGGCGCGCCCTGCACGGGCCCGAGCGCGACGTGATTTTCAGGCAGACGCCCGAGCCGGGCCGCATGGCGCTGTCGGATTTCACCGACGCCCGCGAACTGCGAGTGACTGTCGCGGGCCATCCGTTGCAGCATCGGCTGTTCCACTTTGTGCTGGCCTACAGCGGCTGGGAGCATGCAGCCGTGGTGCTGGGCGGGGAAAGCTTTACAGCACTGGCCGAGAACCTCCAGAACGCGCTCTGGACCCTGGGCGGCGTGACGCACGAACATCGCACAGACAGCCTTTCAGCCGCTTGCCGCAATCTCGATGCGGATGCCGCTGCTGATGTCACCAAACGCTATGAAGCTTTCTGCGCCCACTATGGCATGATCGCGAGCCGCAACAATCCTGGCGAGGCGCATGAGAACGGCGCGGTCGAAGCCCACAACAACCACCTCAAAACTGCTCTGGATCAGGCCCTGATCCTGCGCGGCTCCCGGGACTTCACCGAGATCGCCGCCTGGCGCCGTTTTGTCGACGAACTCGTCGCCCGCCGCAACCGGCGGCGCGAGGCTGCCGTGTGCACCGAGATGGCAGAGCTGCGGCCGCTGCCCGCACGTCGCACCACCGATTTCACTGAAGTGGTCGCGCGCGTCACGAAGACGGGCGGCTTCCTCGTTCACAGCGTCTTCTATTCCGCCCCCTCCCAGCTCATCGGCAAGCGCCTGCGCATCCATGTCTACGACGACCGGATCGAAGCTTTCCTCGGGGCCACCCATGTCGTCAGCCACCCCCGGCAGCGCGGCCGCAGTGACGGCGTGCGTGTCCATTGCGTCAACTATCGCCATGTTATCCAAGCGCTGCGCCGCAAGCCGCAGGCACTTGCCGGGTCGGTCTACCGCGAGGGGCTCTTCCCCAGATCGGAGTATGCCGAGGCCTGGGCCGCGCTTTCCGCAGCATTGCCCCGCAAAGACGCCTGCCGCCGGATGGTCGATCTGCTCTGGCTCGCCCATGACGAAGGATGTGAGGCTGGTCTCGCCGCGCTGATTGCCAAAACCCTCGCGCAAGGCAATCTCCCGGAGGCCCGCACCCTGAAACAGCGCCTGGTGCCGCGCCGGCGCGCGCTGCCGGAGGATCCGCCTGTGCAACTCACTGACCTGGCCAGCTTTGACGCGCTGCTGGAGGGCCGCGCATGA
- a CDS encoding helix-turn-helix domain-containing protein yields MDLTARTASQIGEALRRSRKARGWTQSDISARTNLRVATISSLENGDSGTKLATVLTVMAALGLEFQLVERGGSVEIEDIF; encoded by the coding sequence ATGGATCTCACAGCACGAACAGCCTCACAAATTGGCGAGGCACTCCGCAGGTCGCGCAAGGCGCGCGGCTGGACACAGAGCGATATCAGCGCACGCACCAATTTGCGTGTCGCGACTATTTCATCGCTCGAGAATGGCGATTCAGGAACCAAACTGGCCACAGTGCTGACCGTTATGGCTGCCCTCGGGCTTGAGTTCCAGTTAGTTGAACGTGGCGGCTCGGTTGAAATTGAGGATATCTTCTGA
- a CDS encoding TAXI family TRAP transporter solute-binding subunit, with the protein MTKFLKRMGAMMAAGVLLAGPVQAETRVTYKSAKSGSSYYQMGVELAEAMKTGTDGGIIVTIEESQGSTQNVMEVRARGGDYVFTTPPALVGLAQQGKGPFEGKSAPQFDEIRALFPIPSLTMHFVMAGEGGTGTLDDLAGKTVLLGKGSFGATEGEKYLNLFGLADKVTIADAELSNAVAALKNGQIGAFVTAGSFPAPNVVEAAASTPVTLLSLSPEQVAETKRTELVIPAGTYAGQDQDVVTTSLPVAAFTTTKMDEETAYQLTRTYWEQKAKMADTSAWWNGVTADLMVHITTPLHPGAVRYYEEAGITLPAAQN; encoded by the coding sequence ATGACGAAATTTCTGAAACGTATGGGCGCCATGATGGCAGCCGGCGTGCTGCTGGCTGGGCCAGTCCAGGCGGAAACGCGGGTGACCTATAAATCCGCCAAGAGCGGCTCCTCTTACTACCAGATGGGGGTGGAGCTGGCCGAGGCGATGAAGACCGGCACCGATGGCGGCATCATCGTTACCATCGAGGAAAGCCAGGGCTCGACCCAGAACGTGATGGAAGTGCGCGCCCGCGGCGGTGATTACGTCTTCACCACTCCCCCAGCACTGGTAGGTCTCGCCCAGCAGGGCAAAGGCCCTTTTGAGGGCAAGTCCGCGCCACAATTCGATGAAATCCGAGCACTGTTCCCGATCCCTTCTCTGACCATGCATTTCGTGATGGCCGGCGAAGGCGGCACCGGCACGCTGGATGACCTGGCAGGCAAGACTGTGCTGCTCGGCAAGGGTTCCTTCGGCGCGACCGAGGGGGAGAAATACCTGAACCTGTTCGGCCTGGCGGACAAGGTGACGATCGCCGACGCCGAGCTATCCAACGCGGTGGCCGCGCTGAAGAACGGCCAGATCGGCGCCTTTGTTACCGCGGGCTCCTTCCCGGCGCCGAACGTGGTGGAAGCCGCCGCCTCGACTCCGGTGACGCTGTTGTCGCTAAGCCCCGAGCAGGTGGCCGAGACCAAGCGCACCGAGCTGGTGATCCCGGCAGGCACCTACGCGGGCCAGGATCAGGACGTGGTGACGACTTCGCTGCCGGTGGCGGCGTTCACCACCACCAAGATGGATGAGGAAACCGCCTACCAGCTGACACGCACCTACTGGGAGCAGAAGGCCAAAATGGCCGACACCTCGGCCTGGTGGAATGGGGTGACCGCCGATCTGATGGTGCATATCACCACCCCGCTGCATCCGGGCGCCGTGCGCTACTACGAGGAAGCAGGCATCACCCTACCCGCCGCGCAGAACTGA
- a CDS encoding IS110 family transposase has protein sequence MQITTLGIDIAKSVFQLHGVDADGNVLLRKKVRRRALIDVLTELSPCLIGMEACATGHHWGREISALGHDVRLVPPAYVKPYVKRQKNDMADAEAICEAVNRPNMHFVAIKSTDQQAVLMLHRARDLLVRQRTMLINALRAHLAEFGIVAARGPHKIRELLIHLQDDSCSVPEVAQSALRSLIRQMDGLEDEISRLDREIRTWHRQSEASQRLATIPGVGVLTATALAATVGDPALFRSARQFAAWLGLVPRQNSSGGKERLGRITKMGDAYLRKLLVIGATAVLRRAIQAQTRTGEWVRHLLESKPPRLVSVALANKTARIAWAILAKGETYRTA, from the coding sequence ATGCAGATTACAACATTGGGGATCGATATTGCCAAGTCTGTCTTTCAACTTCACGGAGTCGATGCAGATGGGAACGTCCTTCTCAGAAAGAAAGTCCGGCGTCGCGCCTTGATTGATGTTCTCACTGAACTCAGTCCCTGCCTGATTGGCATGGAGGCCTGCGCGACCGGGCATCACTGGGGACGTGAGATTTCAGCTCTGGGCCACGATGTGCGTCTGGTCCCGCCAGCTTACGTCAAACCTTATGTGAAGCGTCAGAAAAACGACATGGCGGATGCCGAGGCGATATGTGAAGCCGTCAATCGACCGAATATGCATTTCGTCGCGATCAAGAGTACCGATCAACAGGCGGTTCTGATGCTGCATCGTGCGCGGGATCTTCTGGTGCGACAACGCACGATGCTGATCAATGCGCTTCGTGCCCATCTGGCAGAGTTTGGCATCGTCGCCGCGCGCGGGCCGCACAAGATACGCGAACTCCTCATCCATCTGCAGGATGACAGTTGCAGCGTCCCCGAGGTCGCCCAATCTGCCCTGCGAAGCCTGATCCGTCAGATGGATGGCCTGGAAGATGAGATTTCTCGGCTCGATCGAGAGATACGGACCTGGCACCGGCAGAGCGAGGCCAGCCAGAGGTTGGCTACAATACCGGGGGTCGGAGTGCTCACCGCAACGGCCTTGGCAGCGACTGTTGGTGATCCGGCCCTCTTCCGATCCGCCCGCCAGTTCGCGGCCTGGCTTGGTCTGGTGCCACGACAAAACTCATCGGGCGGCAAGGAAAGATTGGGACGCATAACGAAGATGGGGGACGCTTATTTGCGCAAGCTTCTTGTCATTGGCGCAACGGCTGTTCTCAGACGAGCGATCCAAGCACAAACACGAACTGGAGAATGGGTGCGTCACCTGCTGGAGAGCAAACCACCACGGTTGGTCAGCGTTGCATTGGCCAACAAGACCGCCAGGATCGCTTGGGCCATTCTGGCAAAAGGAGAAACTTACCGCACTGCATAA
- the dctP gene encoding TRAP transporter substrate-binding protein DctP — protein MNWILKSAAAIALLATQAAAGTTLKFATDSGAEGSPSGNALKRWAELIEEGSGGEIDVRVFYQNQLGGQLELFDLFVAGEVDMLLSWPSTSYDKRIGLLYTPYMVTSWEEAFDAYKPGGWANETLNEAFEGLGIRYYGAWPEGFAGVATRGGYALDLESADGMKVRTPPFFPMPQTLQAMGYQTAAIDWSEVFTSIQTGVVDGDAGNVIYWDYEYFRDVLDYYVRTKHVFVTGSLIANAMSMEGLSQEHQDLVRDSAITVMQERFETARAEDEKYVRKAVESGMEYFELTDEQLRPMVEKVRAEVWPQLEADLGPEILSKMREHAK, from the coding sequence ATGAACTGGATTTTGAAAAGTGCAGCGGCGATTGCCCTGCTCGCAACGCAGGCGGCTGCGGGCACGACGCTGAAGTTCGCAACTGACTCGGGCGCCGAAGGATCGCCTTCAGGCAATGCATTGAAACGCTGGGCTGAGCTGATCGAGGAGGGCTCCGGCGGTGAGATCGACGTCCGGGTCTTCTACCAGAACCAGCTGGGTGGCCAGCTTGAGCTGTTCGATCTGTTTGTTGCTGGTGAAGTGGACATGCTTCTGAGCTGGCCTTCGACTTCCTACGACAAGCGCATCGGCCTGCTTTACACCCCCTATATGGTGACATCCTGGGAGGAGGCGTTTGACGCCTACAAGCCCGGCGGCTGGGCCAATGAGACTCTGAACGAAGCCTTTGAGGGCTTGGGTATCCGCTACTACGGGGCTTGGCCGGAAGGGTTCGCTGGCGTTGCCACGCGCGGTGGCTATGCGCTAGACCTTGAGAGCGCCGACGGCATGAAGGTCCGTACTCCGCCCTTCTTCCCGATGCCGCAGACCCTTCAAGCGATGGGTTATCAGACCGCGGCGATCGACTGGTCGGAGGTTTTCACCTCAATCCAGACTGGTGTGGTCGATGGCGATGCGGGCAATGTGATCTACTGGGATTACGAATACTTCCGCGATGTTCTGGATTACTACGTCCGCACCAAGCACGTCTTTGTCACCGGCAGCCTGATCGCCAACGCCATGAGCATGGAAGGGCTGTCTCAGGAGCATCAGGATCTGGTCCGCGACAGCGCAATCACCGTCATGCAGGAACGTTTCGAGACCGCCCGTGCCGAGGATGAGAAGTACGTCCGCAAGGCCGTCGAGTCCGGCATGGAGTATTTCGAGCTGACCGACGAGCAGCTGCGCCCGATGGTCGAGAAAGTCCGCGCCGAAGTCTGGCCCCAGCTGGAAGCGGATCTCGGACCGGAGATCCTCAGCAAAATGCGTGAACACGCCAAATGA
- a CDS encoding TRAP transporter large permease, with product MEPIWAILILLGLMVFGVPVAWCFAGVLMYLVWAYDVSTLTLLLQGFRSLDSVILLALPLFVLAGYLMQSGGVARRLISFMELMVKGRKGGLGAALVLSSGIFGAISGTATAAVASIGTIMIGPLADRGYPRGYTSALLGLSSLLGILIPPSITMILFGVVTRQSITALFAASVVPGLLLMIGLILFNKIMAGKFLAAREDLPPPAEVTQESGFSITYKALPALAMPLIILGGIYGGVFTPTEAAAVACVTAMLIGFFVYRDLTFGRLRDSLISAGETTGTIIFILLFSFMIGRVMVAEGVPQELTEFVTGLTDNRILILLLVNAFLIFVGMIMDDLSVTVVIAPLFLPLMLANDVDPVHFGTIVACSVVIGANSPPVAPILYMACRTGKVSIHRAVAPALMMIFWVALPVMLAVTFLPALSLFLPRLIGVY from the coding sequence ATGGAGCCGATCTGGGCAATTCTCATCCTGCTGGGTCTGATGGTGTTCGGCGTGCCGGTTGCCTGGTGCTTCGCCGGCGTGTTGATGTACCTTGTCTGGGCCTATGACGTATCGACGCTGACCCTGTTGCTTCAGGGGTTCCGGTCACTGGATTCAGTCATCCTGCTGGCCTTGCCGTTGTTTGTGCTGGCGGGTTACCTTATGCAGTCCGGCGGCGTTGCCCGCCGCCTGATCAGCTTTATGGAACTGATGGTCAAAGGCCGCAAGGGCGGGCTTGGCGCGGCGCTGGTCCTGTCTTCGGGCATCTTTGGCGCGATCTCCGGAACCGCAACCGCTGCGGTGGCTTCGATCGGCACTATCATGATCGGGCCGCTGGCTGATCGCGGCTATCCGCGCGGCTACACCTCGGCGCTGCTTGGCCTGTCTTCGCTGCTGGGCATCCTGATTCCGCCGTCGATCACCATGATCCTGTTCGGCGTGGTCACTCGCCAGTCGATCACCGCGCTGTTTGCAGCCTCCGTGGTGCCTGGGCTTTTGCTGATGATCGGGCTGATCCTGTTCAACAAGATCATGGCAGGCAAGTTTCTTGCAGCGCGCGAGGACCTGCCGCCACCCGCAGAGGTCACTCAGGAGAGCGGCTTCAGCATCACCTACAAGGCGCTGCCCGCGCTGGCGATGCCGCTGATCATCTTGGGAGGCATTTATGGAGGGGTTTTCACTCCGACAGAGGCAGCGGCGGTGGCCTGTGTCACGGCAATGCTGATCGGGTTCTTCGTCTATCGGGATCTAACCTTTGGACGTCTGCGCGATAGTCTGATTTCGGCGGGCGAGACTACCGGCACGATCATCTTCATTCTGCTGTTCTCGTTTATGATCGGGCGTGTAATGGTGGCAGAGGGTGTGCCGCAGGAGCTGACCGAGTTTGTTACCGGGCTGACAGACAACCGGATTCTGATCCTGTTGCTGGTCAACGCCTTCCTGATCTTTGTCGGCATGATCATGGATGATCTTTCGGTCACCGTGGTGATCGCACCGCTGTTCCTTCCGCTGATGCTGGCCAATGACGTGGATCCGGTGCATTTCGGTACCATTGTCGCCTGTTCAGTGGTGATCGGCGCCAACAGCCCGCCGGTTGCGCCGATCCTGTATATGGCCTGCCGCACCGGAAAGGTTTCCATCCACCGGGCGGTGGCGCCGGCGCTTATGATGATATTCTGGGTGGCGCTGCCGGTGATGCTGGCGGTGACTTTCCTGCCTGCGTTGTCGCTGTTCCTGCCGCGGCTGATTGGCGTCTACTAG
- a CDS encoding DDE-type integrase/transposase/recombinase, whose product MSVAAKEVDALHLEEVLAERGVDADHATLNRWVVQYALRIAAEIQKRKSPAGRSWRMVETYIKVKGRWCYLYGAVDKHGKHWISCYPRAATAFFAQSIGTNGWPDKVVIDKSGANLAGLRISASTTTRGFLTSLN is encoded by the coding sequence TTGTCGGTCGCGGCCAAGGAGGTTGACGCCCTACACCTTGAAGAGGTTCTTGCTGAACGGGGCGTGGATGCCGATCACGCGACGCTGAACCGATGGGTGGTACAATACGCGCTGCGGATCGCCGCCGAAATCCAGAAAAGGAAATCACCGGCTGGCCGATCCTGGCGCATGGTTGAGACCTATATCAAGGTGAAGGGCCGGTGGTGTTACCTGTACGGAGCTGTCGACAAACATGGGAAACACTGGATTTCATGCTATCCGAGAGCCGCGACGGCCTTCTTCGCCCAATCAATCGGAACCAACGGCTGGCCCGACAAGGTGGTGATCGACAAGAGCGGTGCGAATCTGGCCGGTCTGCGCATAAGCGCGTCAACGACCACCCGGGGCTTTCTCACATCCTTGAATTGA